From Ananas comosus cultivar F153 linkage group 8, ASM154086v1, whole genome shotgun sequence, one genomic window encodes:
- the LOC109714525 gene encoding pentatricopeptide repeat-containing protein At4g36680, mitochondrial-like, protein MATFLSSSSLRRRHLLLRLISTTTMTTTPTPTTTLSASAAKSRLRREFDPDRAISILSSVSEPPSSHPASSLHALSLAARRLSRSRRFADAAALLDARRDPALNPLASSEPYLAALISSYGAASLPDHALAAFRDVPRLTSSPHSPLSFNALLSALVRSKRHRRVPALFRDLSAELRIVPDAVSYGILIKALCLSGKTQKAFETFQQMRDEKSIAPTAVIYTTLIDSLYKEGKDREADDLWKEMALSSCAPDRTAYNVRVMHRALHGRPEEVLELLKEMESVGARPDTISYNFLMTCYSKNGLFDEAKELYKHLGEKGCVPNAATYKTLLAYLCQNGDFEGGLGVFRDSLRRNKVPDFRTMKMLVEGLAKEGKVEEAKGVIKVVKEKFPDDLVGGWKKLEKELGLSSEDDVTNPEEETA, encoded by the coding sequence ATGGCGAcgttcctctcctcctcctctctccgccgccgccacctcctcctccgcctcatctctacgacgacgatgacgacgacgccgacgccgacgacaACGCTCTCCGCATCCGCCGCGAAGTCCCGGCTCCGGCGCGAGTTCGACCCCGACCGCGCCATCTCGATCCTCTCCTCCGTGTCGGAGCCACCCTCCTCCCACCCCGCCTCCTCCCTCCACGCCCTCTCCCTCGCCGCGCGCCGCCTCTCCCGCTCCCGCCGcttcgccgacgccgccgcgctCCTCGACGCGCGCCGCGACCCTGCCCTCAACCCCCTCGCCTCCTCCGAGCCCTACCTCGCCGCCCTCATCTCCTCCTACGGCGCCGCCTCCCTCCCCGACCACGCCCTCGCCGCGTTCCGCGACGTCCCCCGCCTCACCTCCTCCCCCCACTCCCCCCTCTCCTTCAACGCCCTCCTCTCCGCCCTCGTCCGCTCCAAGCGCCATCGCCGCGTCCCCGCCCTCTTCCGCGACCTCTCCGCCGAGCTCCGCATCGTCCCCGACGCCGTCTCCTACGGCATCCTCATCAAGGCCCTCTGCCTCTCCGGCAAAACCCAAAAGGCCTTCGAAACCTTCCAGCAAATGCGCGACGAGAAGAGCATCGCGCCCACCGCCGTGATCTACACCACGCTCATCGATTCTCTCTACAAGGAGGGCAAGGATCGAGAAGCCGACGACCTGTGGAAGGAGATGGCCTTGAGCAGCTGCGCCCCCGATCGCACCGCCTACAATGTGAGGGTCATGCACCGTGCGCTCCATGGGAGGCCGGAGGAGGTTTTGGAGCTCCTTAAAGAGATGGAGAGTGTCGGAGCGAGGCCCGACACCATCTCCTACAACTTCCTCATGACCTGCTACTCCAAAAATGGGCTTTTTGACGAGGCGAAGGAGCTCTACAAGCATCTGGGGGAGAAGGGTTGTGTTCCTAATGCGGCCACCTATAAGACATTGTTGGCATATTTGTGTCAAAATGGGGATTTCGAAGGAGGGTTAGGGGTGTTTAGAGACAGCTTGAGGAGGAATAAAGTGCCGGACTTTAGAACGATGAAGATGCTCGTGGAGGGGCTGGCGAAGGAAGGGAAGGTTGAGGAGGCGAAGGGGGTGATCAAGGTGGTGAAGGAGAAGTTTCCCGACGATTTGGTCGGCGGGTGGAAGAAGCTGGAGAAGGAGCTTGGATTGAGCTCCGAGGACGACGTAACTAATCCGGAGGAAGAGACTGCATAA
- the LOC109714527 gene encoding LOW QUALITY PROTEIN: kinase-interacting family protein-like (The sequence of the model RefSeq protein was modified relative to this genomic sequence to represent the inferred CDS: deleted 1 base in 1 codon): MAKTTAAANAAAACHPALRSSSSPCPPWLQAALQDIEERVRSLAVSLPDEEEDAAHSFAERAENYYQKRPQLLALLQDLHLRYLHLADRYSQSLLKSHHHHLRPPIPSESDDDDAASAEISDAESALSFQPLPRDPDPDPDRAPAPDLDLDLVVAELVAASGSLVEVLESERMVLLGENARLGFRAAAAEEEAAAAAAELGWVRRRAAEMARAVVELREERRVCALGRRIEGLQARVYALERRNRAWCDAAAAAEKERAAERAEAERLRAENRRLAAAAARRGGGGAVGRWWERVTRMEWAPCVPHVKGGKGAGLVT; this comes from the exons ATGGCGAAGACCACCGCTGCGGCGAACGCGGCCGCGGCGTGTCACCCCGCgctccgctcctcctcctccccctgcCCTCCTTGGCTCCAAGCCGCGCTCCAAg atattgagGAGAGGGTGCGATCACTCGCGGTGAGCTTACcggacgaggaggaggacgcgGCGCACTCGTTCGCGGAGAGGGCGGAGAACTACTACCAGAAGCGGCCCCAgctcctcgccctcctccaagATCTCCACCTCCGCTACCTCCACCTCGCCGATCGCTACTCCCAATCCCTCCTCAaatcccaccaccaccacctccgccCCCCGATCCCCTCCGaatccgacgacgacgacgccgcctcCGCCGAGATCTCCGACGCCGAGAGCGCCCTCTCCTTCCAACCCCTGCCGCGcgaccccgaccccgaccccgaccGCGCCCCGGCCCCCGACCTCGACCTCGACCTCGTCGTCGCCGAGCTCGTCGCCGCGTCAGG GAGCCTGGTCGAGGTGCTGGAGTCGGAGCGGATGGTCCTGCTGGGGGAGAACGCGCGGCTAGGGttccgggcggcggcggcggaggaggaggcggcggcggcagcggcggagctGGGGTGGGtgcggcggagggcggcggagaTGGCGCGGGCGGTGGTGGAGCTGCGGGAGGAGCGGAGGGTGTGCGCGCTGGGGCGGCGGATCGAGGGCCTGCAGGCGCGGGTGTACGCGCTGGAGCGGAGGAACAGGGCGTGGTGCGACGctgccgcggcggcggagaaggagagggCGGCGGAGCGCGCCGAGGCCGAGCGCCTCAGGGCCGAGAACCGGCGcctcgccgcggcggcggcgaggaggggAGGGGGCGGCGCCGTGGGGAGGTGGTGGGAGAGAGTGACGAGGATGGAGTGGGCCCCGTGCGTGCCGCACGTGAAGGGAGGGAAGGGGGCCGGGTTGGTCACGTGA